In Mytilus edulis chromosome 7, xbMytEdul2.2, whole genome shotgun sequence, a single genomic region encodes these proteins:
- the LOC139483387 gene encoding uncharacterized protein: MTSKLKSIRAGHRSAVSRILRRFEERSETEEKPEEDELETILDTLKEKQDILKDLDKNILDSVQEEDIQQEILDTDEYKFNLETKIRKIRKFIQAQTSIINAAARSFSPHNETLQPIHNETLQPIHNVGPVYNIRDDSQNTGLNFTTLHSNSSVNSNNFHKLPKLNLPTFDGNVLEWQSFWDSFDSAIHNNNTLTDVQKFNYLKSLLEGEASYTIAGFALTHTNYNKAIELIHERFGQKHKIIQSYMQALLDIPAPKNTLTHLRSYYDRTETYIRGLESLGQVQDSYGSLLVPVILNKMPSEIRKNLTREHGSTDWYLSDLRRSIFKELAILESGNSTESFESPSATPTFYTNTKSRENWPKTNSLQKSYQVSCAYCKESHFSSECTKYTDQNDRMKIVKEDRLCFNCLGRHRVVDCKSKSNCKKCDRRHHTSLCNNDHDKETTSTSSTSTVQKHNAEESETSVLYSSLNCARPNVLLKTAIAPLSYKDQTIDAKILFDEGASRSFITRHLAEKLELKTTGREAITLSRFGDDNENNSIEQLNTATVKIQTIYGNEIPVDVLIVPKIAAPFKTNIETAKMLPYLQNLRLAHAVTEDTSFEIGLLVGADQYWNIVEDDIIRGEGPTAVKSKLGYLLSGPLKRTSSINETHLSTTNLGETEETHTNEDTTERNTINIEHIPTFVDTSRTKQRTTGPLKVTETDKSALIWTRDTNKNKCFYNDLQRIGKSKSQFKQLNLYQELDYREKLTRKKIVK, from the coding sequence ATGACTTCAAAGCTGAAATCTATACGAGCGGGACACAGAAGCGCAGTTTCTAGGATTTTAAGAAGATTTGAGGAGAGAAGTGAAACAGAAGAAAAACCGGAAGAGGACGAGTTGGAAACAATTTTGGATACATTAAAGGAAAAGCAAGATATTCTGAAGGATTTGGATAAGAACATTTTAGATAGTGTACAAGAGGAGGATATACAGCAAGAGATACTTGACACAGATGAGTATAAATTTAATTTAGAGACGAAAATACGCAAAATTCGTAAATTTATTCAAGCTCAAACATCAATAATAAATGCAGCCGCTAGAAGTTTTTCGCCGCACAATGAGACACTGCAACCCATTCACAATGAGACACTGCAACCCATTCACAATGTTGGCCCCGTATATAACATAAGAGATGACTCACAAAATACTGGCCTCAATTTCACGACTTTACATTCAAATTCAAGCGTCAATAGCAACAACTTTCATAAACTACCGAAATTGAATTTACCTACATTTGATGGAAACGTACTAGAATGGCAATCCTTTTGGGATTCTTTTGATTCAGCTATTCACAACAACAACACTCTAACCGACGTTCAAAAGTTTAATTACCTAAAGTCTTTACTAGAGGGAGAAGCGTCATATACAATAGCCGGATTTGCTCTTACGCACACAAACTACAACAAAGCTATTGAACTCATACATGAAAGATTCGGACAAAAACATAAGATCATTCAATCGTACATGCAAGCACTACTAGACATACCCGCACCAAAGAATACGCTTACGCACCTTAGAAGCTACTACGACAGGACAGAAACATACATACGTGGCCTTGAATCTCTCGGACAAGTTCAAGACTCATACGGGTCGTTATTAGTACCAGTCATACTCAACAAAATGCCCAGTGAAATACGCAAAAACCTGACTCGTGAACACGGTTCAACAGATTGGTATCTTAGTGATCTTAGGAGATCTATTTTTAAGGAACTGGCAATTTTAGAGTCTGGTAACAGTACAGAATCATTTGAAAGTCCGAGCGCTACACCTACCTTCTACACAAACACAAAATCTCGAGAAAACTGGCCAAAGACTAATTCACTACAGAAATCTTATCAAGTCAGCTGCGCATACTGCAAGGAATCACACTTTTCGTCAGAATGTACTAAATATACAGACCAGAATGACCGCATGAAAATTGTTAAAGAAGATAGATTGTGCTTTAATTGCTTAGGGCGACACCGCGTAGTAGATTGCAAATCTAAATCAAACTGCAAGAAATGTGATAGACGTCACCACACAAGCCTATGCAACAACGATCATGATAAAGAAACTACAAGTACAAGTAGTACAAGTACAGTACAAAAACACAACGCGGAGGAATCTGAGACTTCTGTTTTATATTCATCTTTAAATTGTGCTCGcccaaatgttttattaaagacCGCAATAGCACCACTAAGCTACAAAGACCAAACGATTGATGCAAAGATCCTTTTTGACGAAGGCGCCTCAAGGTCATTTATTACAAGACATTTAGCAGAGAAATTGGAGTTGAAAACCACAGGAAGAGAAGCAATTACCCTATCTAGATTTGGAGACGATAATGAGAACAACTCCATTGAACAGCTAAACACAGCAACAGTGAAGATACAAACAATCTATGGCAACGAAATACCAGTCGATGTTTTGATTGTACCTAAAATCGCCGCACCATTTAAGACTAATAttgaaactgcaaaaatgttgCCGTATTTGCAAAACTTAAGATTAGCACACGCCGTAACTGAGGATACATCATTTGAAATTGGACTGCTTGTTGGAGCTGACCAATACTGGAATATTGTCGAGGATGATATCATTAGGGGCGAGGGACCAACAGCAGTAAAGTCCAAACTAGGATACCTACTCTCAGGACCACTCAAAAGAACCAGTTCAATCAACGAAACACACCTTAGTACTACCAATTTAGGAGAAACGGAAGAGACGCACACTAACGAGGATACAACAGAGAGGAATACTATTAACATTGAACATATTCCTACATTTGTGGACACTTCAAGGACAAAACAAAGAACCACTGGTCCGTTGAAAGTAACTGAAACAGACAAATCAGCTTTAATATGGACAAGAGACACTAACAAAAACAAATGCTTTTACAATGATTTACAAAGAATAGGAAAATCAAAATCTCAGTTCAAACAGCTTAACTTATATCAGGAATTGGATTACAGAGAGAAACTTACAAGAAAAAAGATTGTGAAATAA